The following coding sequences are from one Prochlorococcus marinus CUG1438 window:
- the msrA gene encoding peptide-methionine (S)-S-oxide reductase MsrA, which translates to MKYFLPLIIVFSIFINPLNTIAEELILAGGCFWCLEHDLESLKGINFVQSGYSGGDLQNPTYENHEGHQEVVLVDYDSQLVTLPEILRLYFRNIDPLDAKGQFCDRGDSYRPVIFFKDETDKSYETNAIVSASNELRVPLEKISVELKPKGQFWLAEEYHQDFAEKNELKYKFYRFSCGRDQRLDKLWGNNARSKNLWTE; encoded by the coding sequence ATGAAATATTTTTTACCCCTTATAATTGTATTTTCAATATTCATTAACCCTTTAAATACTATTGCAGAAGAATTGATTCTTGCAGGAGGTTGTTTTTGGTGTTTAGAACATGACTTAGAGTCATTAAAGGGGATAAATTTTGTACAAAGTGGTTATTCAGGTGGTGATTTACAAAATCCAACCTACGAAAATCATGAAGGGCATCAGGAAGTTGTTTTGGTAGACTATGATTCCCAATTGGTCACTTTACCTGAGATACTTAGACTCTATTTCAGAAATATTGATCCTTTGGACGCTAAGGGTCAATTTTGTGATCGTGGAGATTCTTATAGGCCTGTGATCTTTTTTAAAGATGAAACTGATAAAAGTTATGAAACAAATGCAATTGTTTCGGCCTCTAATGAATTACGAGTGCCCTTAGAAAAGATATCAGTAGAACTAAAACCGAAAGGTCAATTTTGGTTGGCTGAAGAATATCATCAGGATTTTGCTGAGAAAAATGAATTGAAATACAAGTTCTATAGATTCTCTTGTGGGAGAGATCAGAGGTTGGATAAATTATGGGGGAATAACGCTAGATCAAAAAATCTCTGGACTGAATGA
- the pyrF gene encoding orotidine-5'-phosphate decarboxylase, producing the protein MNNRFNSEDKIILAIDGLDVNQAKLLLEKCPNIKWVKVGLELFVREGPRVIEILKGLNKKIFLDLKFHDIPNTMRASCFEVSKLGVDIISIHASAGLKALKDSKKASLEGATSVSVKPPFVVGITVLTSFSLKDFQTDLDRNNSIEENVLRLAKLSFDAGLDGCVCSPWEVKMLRSIYKNNFELITPGIRLNIDSKDDQNRIMTPYEAIENGASKLVIGRSISKAIDPNKALIEIFKSIDSD; encoded by the coding sequence ATGAATAATAGATTTAATTCAGAAGATAAAATAATATTGGCAATTGATGGATTAGATGTAAATCAAGCAAAATTACTTTTGGAAAAATGTCCTAATATCAAGTGGGTGAAAGTTGGTTTAGAGCTTTTTGTTAGGGAAGGTCCAAGAGTTATTGAAATATTAAAAGGTTTAAATAAAAAAATTTTTTTAGATTTAAAATTTCATGATATTCCAAATACAATGCGTGCATCATGTTTCGAAGTTTCAAAATTAGGAGTTGATATAATTTCTATACACGCTTCAGCGGGTTTAAAAGCACTTAAGGATTCGAAGAAAGCATCTTTAGAGGGAGCCACCTCAGTAAGTGTTAAACCTCCATTTGTTGTTGGAATAACTGTTTTAACAAGCTTTTCTCTTAAAGATTTTCAAACTGATCTTGATAGAAATAATTCAATTGAAGAAAATGTATTGAGACTTGCAAAATTATCTTTTGATGCTGGATTAGATGGATGTGTTTGTTCCCCTTGGGAGGTAAAAATGTTGAGATCTATTTATAAGAATAATTTTGAACTTATTACACCAGGTATCAGATTAAATATTGATAGTAAAGATGATCAAAATAGAATTATGACTCCCTATGAAGCTATAGAGAATGGAGCTTCTAAGCTAGTCATTGGTAGATCAATATCAAAAGCTATAGATCCTAATAAAGCTCTAATAGAAATATTTAAATCTATTGATTCTGATTAA
- a CDS encoding UDP-3-O-acyl-N-acetylglucosamine deacetylase, translating into MFSWPTNYDYCYTLAGVISREGIGLHSGETTRLTISPYEKEGFYVSFRDKPNQIFKLTQDLIGSTMLCTAVKLGGRNLYTIEHLLSSMAGCGLSYIHIEVDGKEIPLLDGSAIQWVKEFEEVGIKKAPKPDNFFREINKSIIINKETSVISATPSNKTTIISTINFTYKAIGTQTFVIDLNPKSFVEMIAPARTFGFKDKFQELSELGLIKGGSLENAIVCDGDGWVNPPLRFDNEPIRHKILDLIGDLALVGLPKAQILVYKGSHSLNSLLASSLKN; encoded by the coding sequence GTGTTTTCTTGGCCTACTAATTACGATTATTGTTATACCTTGGCTGGTGTTATATCCAGAGAAGGAATAGGTCTTCATAGTGGAGAAACAACAAGATTAACAATTTCTCCTTACGAAAAAGAAGGATTTTATGTTTCTTTCAGGGATAAACCCAACCAAATCTTTAAGCTAACTCAAGATTTAATAGGTAGTACGATGCTTTGTACTGCAGTTAAATTAGGAGGTCGAAATTTGTATACTATTGAGCATTTATTATCTTCAATGGCTGGTTGTGGCCTAAGTTATATACATATTGAGGTTGATGGAAAAGAGATCCCGCTTTTGGATGGTTCTGCAATTCAGTGGGTTAAAGAGTTTGAAGAAGTAGGGATAAAAAAGGCGCCCAAACCAGATAATTTTTTTAGAGAGATTAATAAATCAATAATCATAAATAAAGAAACCTCAGTGATTTCTGCAACTCCCTCTAATAAGACTACAATTATATCCACAATAAATTTCACCTATAAAGCAATTGGAACTCAAACTTTTGTAATTGATTTAAATCCAAAAAGTTTTGTTGAAATGATTGCTCCAGCAAGAACATTCGGTTTTAAGGATAAGTTTCAAGAGTTAAGTGAACTGGGCTTAATAAAGGGGGGAAGTTTGGAAAATGCTATTGTTTGTGACGGTGATGGATGGGTTAATCCTCCATTAAGATTTGATAATGAACCAATAAGACATAAAATTTTGGACCTTATTGGGGACTTGGCTTTGGTAGGGTTACCAAAGGCTCAAATTTTAGTTTACAAAGGATCGCATTCTTTAAATTCTTTATTGGCCTCATCGCTTAAAAATTAA
- a CDS encoding tyrosine--tRNA ligase, producing the protein MLDNLIVPSWLSRGIEEYFPIKGTDQTFSEIIDHAKKNNKKLRVKLGIDPTGTDIHLGHSILFKKLRAFQDNGHVAVLIIGDFTAQIGDPTGKNKTRVQLSEKQVRDNAKTYLTQLGMGKPANESILDFDSKDRIEIRYNSEWLKGLDLNSIIKLMGSATVSQMLAKEEFNKRYTSQVPIALHEFLYPLLQGYDSVVVQSDIELGGTDQKFNIAIGRDLQRHFKQEPQFGVLLPILTGLDGIKKMSKSEFNTVGLTEDPLSMYSKLEKVPDNIIPTYFELLTELDLSLLDNSNPRELQRRMALEVTTLFHGAEEALKAQSNCEKLFLGHKEKVGEIPEISLKEIAFPVKFFYLLSALKLFKSSSESKRSIKGGGVKIDSQKVINPDLVFNSKNDLEGKILQIGKKIIKRFEN; encoded by the coding sequence ATGTTAGATAATTTAATAGTGCCATCATGGTTGTCAAGAGGAATAGAAGAATATTTCCCAATTAAGGGAACAGATCAAACTTTCTCGGAGATAATTGATCATGCGAAAAAAAATAATAAAAAATTAAGGGTTAAACTTGGAATCGATCCAACTGGAACTGATATTCATCTTGGGCACAGCATATTGTTCAAAAAACTTAGGGCATTCCAAGATAATGGACATGTTGCAGTTTTAATTATTGGAGATTTTACTGCTCAAATTGGAGACCCAACTGGAAAAAATAAAACAAGAGTACAGTTATCGGAAAAACAAGTTAGGGATAATGCAAAAACATACTTAACCCAACTAGGAATGGGTAAACCAGCTAATGAATCTATTTTAGATTTTGATTCAAAAGATAGAATAGAAATCAGATATAACAGCGAATGGTTAAAAGGATTAGACCTTAATTCGATAATTAAATTAATGGGGAGTGCAACAGTCAGCCAAATGCTAGCTAAGGAGGAATTTAATAAAAGGTACACTTCACAAGTTCCAATTGCTTTGCATGAATTTTTATATCCACTATTACAAGGTTATGATTCCGTGGTTGTTCAATCAGATATTGAGCTTGGAGGTACTGATCAGAAATTTAATATCGCAATAGGAAGAGATCTTCAAAGGCATTTTAAACAAGAACCTCAATTTGGAGTTCTTTTACCAATTTTGACAGGTTTAGATGGAATTAAGAAGATGAGTAAATCTGAATTTAACACCGTCGGTTTAACCGAAGATCCACTTTCAATGTATTCAAAATTAGAAAAAGTACCCGATAATATAATACCTACCTATTTTGAATTACTTACTGAATTAGATTTAAGTTTGCTTGATAACTCAAATCCTCGTGAATTACAGAGAAGAATGGCTTTAGAAGTTACTACTTTGTTCCACGGAGCTGAAGAAGCATTAAAGGCGCAATCAAACTGCGAAAAATTATTTCTTGGACATAAAGAAAAAGTTGGAGAAATTCCAGAGATTTCATTAAAAGAAATAGCTTTTCCAGTTAAGTTTTTTTACTTGCTAAGTGCGCTAAAACTTTTCAAATCTAGCAGCGAATCCAAAAGATCTATTAAAGGTGGGGGTGTAAAAATTGATAGTCAGAAAGTAATAAATCCTGATTTAGTTTTTAATTCAAAAAATGATTTGGAAGGTAAAATTTTGCAAATTGGAAAAAAAATAATTAAGAGGTTTGAAAACTGA
- the fabZ gene encoding 3-hydroxyacyl-ACP dehydratase FabZ, which translates to MEKQFTSDNNQLSSEKILGLLPHRYPFALVDKVIEHIPGERAIAIKNVTINEPQFQGHFPERPLMPGVLIVESMAQVGGLIVTQMPDLPKGLFVFAGINNVKFRKPVVPGDQLIITCELLSIKRKRFGKVKGEAHVDGKLACAGELMFSLVD; encoded by the coding sequence TTGGAAAAGCAATTTACCAGTGATAATAATCAACTCTCCTCCGAGAAAATACTAGGTTTATTACCTCACAGATACCCCTTTGCTCTTGTGGATAAAGTTATTGAGCATATTCCTGGGGAGCGGGCGATTGCAATAAAAAATGTGACTATAAATGAACCGCAATTTCAGGGACACTTTCCTGAGAGGCCATTAATGCCCGGAGTTCTCATTGTTGAATCAATGGCCCAGGTTGGGGGACTAATAGTAACTCAAATGCCAGATCTCCCTAAAGGTCTATTTGTCTTTGCGGGAATCAATAACGTTAAATTCAGAAAACCTGTTGTTCCTGGGGATCAATTAATAATTACTTGTGAATTATTAAGCATTAAAAGAAAAAGATTTGGCAAGGTGAAAGGAGAGGCACACGTCGATGGGAAGTTGGCTTGTGCCGGAGAATTAATGTTTTCGTTGGTTGATTAG
- a CDS encoding phosphoribosylaminoimidazolesuccinocarboxamide synthase — translation MNKKYELIYEGKAKKVFSYDHADKVIIEFKDDATAFNSLKKAKFEGKGKLNCLISARIFELLMKNNIPTHFIELKNENTMIAKKIKVIPLEIVLRNIAYGSLCKQTNIKPATILEKPLIDIYLKNDELNDPLITKDRIELMKIISSKDLESIIDLTIKINGILKSFFKNIKLQLVDFKLEFGFDLKNNLLLGDEISPDNCRLWDLNQKNDTIVSLDKDRFRNDLGGLIDAYSEINRRINEFI, via the coding sequence ATGAATAAAAAATATGAGTTAATTTATGAAGGTAAAGCAAAAAAAGTTTTTTCTTATGATCATGCAGATAAAGTAATAATTGAATTTAAAGATGATGCTACAGCTTTTAATTCATTAAAAAAAGCAAAATTCGAAGGTAAGGGAAAACTTAATTGCCTAATAAGTGCAAGAATTTTTGAACTTCTTATGAAGAATAATATTCCTACTCATTTTATTGAGCTCAAAAATGAAAATACTATGATTGCTAAAAAAATTAAGGTGATCCCCTTAGAAATTGTTCTGAGAAATATTGCTTATGGTTCCTTATGTAAACAAACGAATATAAAACCTGCAACTATCTTAGAAAAACCATTAATTGATATTTATCTTAAAAATGATGAACTTAATGATCCGCTTATTACAAAAGATAGAATTGAATTAATGAAGATAATAAGTTCTAAAGATTTGGAATCAATAATAGATTTAACCATAAAAATTAATGGAATCCTGAAAAGTTTTTTTAAAAATATTAAGCTTCAACTTGTAGATTTTAAATTGGAATTTGGCTTTGATCTTAAGAATAATTTACTTCTAGGGGATGAAATAAGTCCTGACAATTGTAGATTATGGGATCTTAATCAGAAAAATGATACAATTGTAAGTCTAGACAAGGACAGATTTAGAAATGATTTAGGTGGCCTAATTGATGCTTATAGTGAAATTAACAGAAGAATAAACGAATTCATTTAA
- a CDS encoding BamA/TamA family outer membrane protein, protein MQKHFLKFRKVFTNIAFPPLILISNNSVLSSDFLPNDLDQSISTLEINQINDDLFERFDFKKEQNFLIAENENNIREEGALISEIIIKGWENHPEGRKLELAAYDSMSIKPGSVVDNRTLNQNLNAIYASGWFSGVKINSQDGPLGLRLIINVVPNPILKKVELKPENSVISNSYVDDLFKNFYGTTLNLNELQNKIEIIKKRYESEGYSLARINGPDRIYENGIVTLNVSEGIISDLKLRFPGSDGESIIDGKPRKGKTKDWVIKRQLKTQPGTIFNRKILEADINRLYSTSLFDDVKVSLGPDNLNPGQVIIFLDLTEQRTGSLTGGLGYSTGAGIFATIGLQETNTLGRAWSTKFNLNFGEYSTTYNFSLSDPWIKGDKYKTAFRTNIFLSRDYPQEFKSEENGRIYAVNDTTTSTADTFSSVVLEKTGGGFSFSRPLNGGDPFKVAKWRVLAGMNFKKVEMIDGDGNKKPYGDMTPTTGNVSDIICLGFNPNDGSCPEENTLVSVIASTSRNNLNNTVNPTSGNKLTFGTEQFVSVGDKSPTFNRMRASYSFFIPTRLINFTKACRSSNTSSGNSEDCPQTIGIQLTTGTIVGDLPPYEAFCLGGTSSVRGWGSCDLAVSKSYVEGTAEYRFPVWRMITGALFVDAGSDLGSQKDVPGKPGKLLQKSGSGFSLGGSVGVKTPIGPLRLDVASKDLSGDWRYTLGVGWKF, encoded by the coding sequence ATGCAAAAACATTTTTTAAAATTTAGAAAAGTTTTTACAAATATTGCTTTCCCCCCTTTGATTTTGATATCAAATAATTCAGTACTTAGTTCTGATTTTTTACCAAATGACTTAGATCAATCAATTTCAACCCTAGAAATTAATCAAATTAATGATGATTTATTTGAAAGGTTTGATTTTAAAAAAGAGCAAAATTTCTTGATTGCAGAAAATGAGAACAATATTAGGGAGGAGGGTGCTCTTATTTCAGAAATAATTATTAAAGGTTGGGAAAATCATCCTGAGGGGAGAAAACTTGAATTAGCTGCATATGATTCCATGAGTATTAAACCAGGAAGTGTTGTTGATAATCGAACTCTAAATCAAAACCTTAATGCAATATATGCTAGCGGTTGGTTTTCCGGAGTTAAAATAAATTCTCAAGATGGGCCTCTAGGATTGAGGTTAATTATAAATGTAGTGCCCAATCCAATTTTGAAAAAAGTTGAACTGAAACCAGAAAATTCAGTAATTTCTAATTCATATGTAGATGACCTTTTTAAAAATTTTTATGGCACAACTCTTAACCTAAATGAGTTGCAAAATAAAATAGAAATAATAAAAAAGCGTTATGAAAGTGAAGGTTATTCTTTAGCTAGAATAAATGGCCCAGATCGAATATATGAAAACGGTATAGTAACATTAAATGTTTCAGAAGGGATCATATCTGATTTAAAGTTAAGATTCCCTGGATCTGATGGTGAATCTATTATTGATGGGAAACCTCGAAAAGGAAAAACAAAAGACTGGGTTATAAAAAGACAGTTAAAAACTCAGCCCGGCACAATATTTAATAGAAAAATTTTAGAAGCTGATATCAACCGCTTATACTCAACATCCCTATTTGATGATGTTAAGGTATCTCTTGGTCCTGACAATTTAAATCCTGGACAAGTCATAATTTTTCTAGATTTGACCGAGCAAAGAACAGGATCATTGACAGGTGGTCTTGGCTATAGCACGGGCGCAGGAATTTTTGCAACAATTGGTTTGCAGGAAACTAATACACTTGGAAGAGCTTGGTCTACAAAATTCAACCTGAATTTTGGAGAATATTCAACCACTTATAATTTTTCTTTATCTGATCCCTGGATTAAAGGAGATAAATATAAAACTGCTTTTAGAACGAATATTTTTCTAAGTAGGGATTATCCACAAGAATTTAAAAGTGAAGAGAATGGTCGTATATACGCCGTAAATGATACAACAACTTCAACAGCTGATACTTTTTCATCAGTAGTTTTAGAAAAAACAGGAGGTGGATTTTCTTTCTCAAGGCCTCTTAATGGAGGGGATCCATTTAAGGTCGCTAAATGGAGAGTTCTTGCAGGTATGAATTTTAAGAAAGTTGAGATGATTGATGGTGATGGGAACAAAAAACCCTATGGTGATATGACACCAACAACAGGCAATGTAAGCGATATTATCTGTCTTGGATTCAATCCAAATGATGGGTCATGCCCTGAAGAAAATACATTAGTGAGTGTTATTGCAAGTACATCTAGAAATAATTTGAATAATACTGTAAATCCAACTTCAGGAAATAAATTAACCTTTGGTACTGAACAGTTTGTCTCAGTCGGCGACAAATCTCCAACATTTAATAGAATGAGAGCCTCATATTCGTTTTTTATACCAACAAGACTGATTAATTTTACTAAAGCATGTAGGTCTAGTAATACTTCTAGTGGAAATAGTGAAGATTGTCCTCAAACTATTGGTATTCAATTGACAACCGGAACTATTGTAGGGGATTTGCCTCCTTATGAAGCATTTTGTTTGGGAGGAACTTCATCTGTTAGAGGATGGGGATCCTGTGACTTAGCGGTAAGTAAAAGTTATGTTGAAGGTACGGCAGAATATAGATTCCCTGTTTGGAGAATGATAACAGGAGCTTTATTCGTTGATGCCGGAAGTGATTTAGGCTCTCAAAAGGATGTTCCAGGAAAACCGGGTAAATTATTGCAAAAATCAGGTTCTGGTTTTTCACTGGGAGGGTCAGTTGGAGTGAAAACCCCAATTGGTCCATTAAGGTTAGATGTTGCTAGTAAGGATCTAAGTGGAGATTGGAGATATACTCTTGGAGTGGGATGGAAGTTTTAA
- a CDS encoding leucyl aminopeptidase produces MQFSTFQKNLDNWQGASLIFGVLEEEISSQLEKIKFVVDPKLLLKKVTQKKFKGEKEKTLCFEFLDQKLETLIIVGLGKSKDLNKSDIENSIGNLIRKTVDKNEKISILLPWELINSQLEINQLAESVRLSAYKDNRFNKKKDEEKVLKEIEFLNLKKFENISFEDTDKICEGVELARRLVAAPPNSLTPQEMSIQASRIAKDHGLEVKILEAKECEDLGMGAYLAVAKGSDLDPKFIHLTLKSEGPIKEKIALVGKGLTFDSGGYNLKVGASQIEMMKYDMGGSAAVLGAAKALGAIKPKGLEIHFIVAACENMINGSAVHPGDVVKASNGKTIEINNTDAEGRLTLADALTYASNLKPDSIIDLATLTGAIVVALGNDVAGFWSNNNDLANELKVASAQAGEDLWQMPLQKSYKEGLKSHIADMKNTGPRAGGSITAALFLEEFFDKEIKWAHIDIAGTCWTDKNKGINPSGATGFGVKTLVQWIKNK; encoded by the coding sequence ATGCAATTTTCCACATTCCAAAAAAATCTAGATAACTGGCAAGGCGCTTCATTAATTTTTGGGGTTTTAGAGGAAGAAATTTCAAGCCAACTGGAAAAAATAAAATTTGTTGTTGACCCGAAATTATTACTAAAAAAAGTTACTCAAAAAAAATTCAAAGGAGAAAAAGAAAAAACTCTATGCTTTGAATTTTTAGATCAAAAATTAGAAACTTTAATAATAGTTGGACTTGGCAAATCGAAAGATCTCAATAAAAGTGATATAGAAAACTCCATAGGAAATCTAATTAGGAAAACTGTTGATAAAAATGAAAAAATCAGCATCTTGCTTCCTTGGGAATTAATAAATTCACAGCTAGAAATTAATCAATTAGCAGAGTCAGTCAGATTATCTGCTTACAAGGACAATAGATTCAACAAGAAAAAAGATGAAGAGAAAGTTCTTAAAGAAATAGAGTTTTTGAATTTAAAAAAATTTGAGAATATTAGCTTTGAAGATACAGATAAAATATGTGAAGGTGTAGAACTAGCTAGAAGACTTGTAGCCGCTCCTCCAAATAGTCTTACACCTCAGGAAATGTCTATACAAGCCTCTCGAATAGCAAAAGATCATGGCTTGGAAGTAAAAATCTTAGAGGCAAAAGAATGCGAAGATTTAGGAATGGGAGCATATTTAGCTGTAGCAAAAGGTTCTGATCTAGATCCTAAATTTATACATCTTACTTTGAAGTCAGAAGGTCCTATAAAAGAAAAGATTGCGCTTGTTGGGAAGGGTCTAACCTTTGATTCTGGAGGATACAACCTGAAAGTCGGAGCCTCTCAAATTGAAATGATGAAATATGACATGGGCGGAAGCGCTGCAGTGTTAGGAGCGGCAAAAGCACTTGGAGCAATAAAACCCAAGGGACTAGAAATACATTTTATTGTGGCAGCTTGCGAAAACATGATAAATGGATCTGCAGTGCATCCTGGAGATGTAGTTAAGGCATCTAATGGTAAAACAATTGAAATAAATAACACTGATGCAGAGGGTAGGCTCACATTAGCTGATGCTTTAACTTATGCATCCAATTTGAAACCGGATTCAATAATAGATCTTGCCACTCTAACAGGAGCTATTGTTGTTGCATTAGGGAATGATGTAGCTGGTTTCTGGAGCAATAATAATGATCTAGCAAATGAGCTAAAAGTTGCATCAGCCCAAGCTGGAGAAGACCTATGGCAAATGCCTTTACAAAAATCTTATAAAGAAGGGTTAAAGTCGCATATAGCTGATATGAAAAATACAGGCCCTAGAGCAGGAGGGTCAATAACTGCTGCTTTATTTTTAGAGGAATTCTTTGATAAAGAGATTAAATGGGCTCATATCGATATAGCTGGGACATGTTGGACTGATAAGAATAAGGGGATTAATCCATCAGGTGCAACTGGTTTTGGAGTTAAAACTCTTGTTCAATGGATTAAAAATAAATAA
- the lpxA gene encoding acyl-ACP--UDP-N-acetylglucosamine O-acyltransferase — protein MKNKKNEFGSAYEGVNVHPTAFVDANAELHEGVIISQGAIVGPDVTIGEGTEIGPNAVITGRTKIGKNNKVFPNVFIGLDPQDLKYKGAATEVIIGDNNTFRECVTINKATNEGEKTIIGNNNLLMAYSHIGHNCELGDGIVLSNSVQVAGHVKVEDKAIIGGCLGIHQFVHVGYLAMIGGMTRVDRDVPPFCIAEGHPGRLRGLNRIGIKRSGLMENKDFDLKLLQSTWNLIFKSDDSISNSLEKAFKGELDLSSSKLCSFLKKSISKERRGPMPHVNL, from the coding sequence ATGAAGAATAAAAAAAATGAATTTGGCTCAGCTTATGAAGGTGTAAATGTACACCCAACAGCTTTTGTTGATGCAAATGCCGAATTGCATGAAGGAGTCATTATTTCTCAAGGAGCTATTGTCGGCCCTGATGTGACTATTGGGGAAGGAACCGAAATAGGGCCTAATGCTGTAATTACCGGAAGAACCAAAATTGGCAAAAATAATAAAGTTTTCCCAAACGTTTTCATAGGCCTTGATCCCCAAGATCTTAAATATAAAGGTGCCGCAACAGAAGTAATTATTGGAGATAATAATACTTTTAGAGAATGTGTAACCATTAATAAGGCAACTAATGAAGGAGAAAAAACTATTATTGGCAATAATAATTTATTAATGGCTTACTCCCATATTGGCCATAATTGTGAACTTGGTGACGGGATAGTTTTATCAAATAGTGTTCAAGTTGCAGGTCATGTAAAAGTTGAAGATAAAGCTATTATTGGAGGCTGCTTAGGTATACATCAATTTGTGCATGTTGGATATTTAGCGATGATCGGAGGAATGACTAGAGTAGATAGAGACGTTCCTCCTTTTTGCATAGCTGAAGGACATCCCGGAAGATTGAGAGGTTTGAATAGGATCGGAATTAAGAGAAGTGGTTTGATGGAAAATAAGGACTTTGATTTGAAACTTTTGCAAAGTACTTGGAATCTTATATTTAAATCTGATGATTCTATTTCGAATTCATTAGAAAAAGCGTTCAAAGGAGAATTAGATCTTTCATCTTCAAAATTATGCAGTTTTTTAAAAAAATCTATATCTAAGGAAAGGCGAGGACCAATGCCTCATGTTAATTTATGA
- the lpxB gene encoding lipid-A-disaccharide synthase, with amino-acid sequence MRKKIFISTGEVSGDLHGSFLTKALFDEAKKKSIDLEICGLGGERMRKEGVKILQDTTSISAIGIWEALPLILPTIRIQRRFYKLLKKYPPDCLILIDYMGPNINIGTKLKRSRNNIPIYYYIAPQEWAWRVGNNSTTNLINFSDKIFAIFKQEANFYKRRGGNVSWVGHPMIDLTKKLPSKKDSRTILKLRENQNILLLMPASRPQELKYVLPTFLKTAKKLQLRYPSLIVYIPSCRRNFDEQFRKGLEKYEIKGKVISQQDDAELIPYIYSLAKLALCKSGTVNMELALYGIPQIIGYKVSRVTAFIAKRILNFKVRFISPVNLLMKKFIIPEFVQKNFIEEKIFYKACRLLDLTSEKAKIKKGYTLLKKELGEEGVVDRAAKEIINSII; translated from the coding sequence ATGAGAAAAAAGATATTTATAAGTACTGGAGAAGTATCTGGAGATTTGCACGGGAGTTTTTTAACAAAAGCATTATTTGATGAAGCGAAAAAAAAGTCAATAGATTTAGAAATTTGCGGATTAGGTGGTGAAAGGATGAGGAAAGAAGGTGTGAAAATTCTTCAAGATACTACATCAATTAGTGCAATAGGAATTTGGGAGGCTTTACCTCTTATTCTTCCAACAATAAGAATTCAAAGAAGATTTTATAAATTACTAAAAAAATACCCTCCAGATTGCTTAATTCTGATTGACTATATGGGTCCCAATATTAATATTGGGACTAAATTAAAAAGATCGAGAAATAATATTCCAATTTACTACTATATAGCTCCTCAGGAATGGGCTTGGAGAGTTGGTAATAATAGCACTACAAATTTAATTAATTTTTCTGATAAAATTTTTGCGATTTTTAAGCAGGAAGCAAACTTTTATAAAAGGAGAGGTGGAAATGTTTCTTGGGTTGGACACCCAATGATTGATTTAACGAAAAAATTGCCTTCGAAGAAGGACTCTAGAACAATTCTAAAACTTAGAGAAAATCAGAATATCTTACTTTTAATGCCCGCATCAAGACCACAAGAGTTGAAATATGTATTACCCACCTTCTTGAAAACTGCAAAAAAATTACAATTAAGATATCCAAGTCTTATTGTCTATATTCCATCATGTAGGAGGAATTTTGATGAGCAATTTAGAAAGGGTTTAGAAAAGTATGAAATTAAAGGGAAGGTTATTTCTCAACAAGATGATGCTGAATTAATTCCTTATATTTATTCATTAGCAAAACTAGCTTTATGTAAATCAGGCACAGTTAATATGGAATTGGCTTTATATGGGATACCACAGATTATTGGATATAAAGTAAGTAGAGTTACTGCTTTTATTGCAAAAAGAATTCTCAATTTTAAAGTAAGATTTATTTCTCCTGTAAATCTTTTGATGAAAAAATTTATCATACCTGAGTTTGTTCAGAAGAATTTTATTGAAGAAAAAATTTTTTATAAAGCTTGTAGGCTTCTGGATCTGACATCAGAAAAAGCAAAAATTAAAAAAGGTTATACCCTTCTTAAAAAAGAATTAGGAGAGGAAGGAGTAGTTGATAGAGCCGCGAAAGAAATCATTAATTCCATTATTTGA
- a CDS encoding DUF1825 family protein, with protein MGFFESDIVQEEAKKLFTDYQELMKLGSDYGKFDREGKKMFIKKMESLMDRYKVFMKRFELSEDFQAKMTVEQLKTQLSQFGITPDQMFDQMNKTLIRMKDELDKTS; from the coding sequence ATGGGATTTTTTGAATCTGACATCGTTCAAGAAGAAGCTAAAAAGCTTTTTACAGATTACCAAGAACTTATGAAACTTGGCTCTGATTATGGAAAATTTGATAGAGAAGGGAAAAAAATGTTTATCAAAAAAATGGAATCTCTTATGGATCGTTATAAGGTTTTTATGAAGAGATTTGAATTGTCTGAAGATTTTCAAGCCAAAATGACAGTAGAACAATTAAAGACACAGTTAAGTCAATTTGGGATTACTCCTGATCAAATGTTCGATCAGATGAATAAAACCTTAATAAGAATGAAGGATGAACTTGATAAAACTTCTTAA